DNA sequence from the Malus domestica chromosome 11, GDT2T_hap1 genome:
CGAGAGAGACCAAGCATGATTGAGTCTCTGAGTCTGAGTTACGGTTTATTTGGATTcaacggttgagattaaatctcaaccaaatcGGACGGCTATTACAAtttcaaatatatttttaaaattaaataatatatagttTTTATTTCGGTTCGATTTGGAATTACCGAACAAATACAAATCTCAGACCGATTCCCATCTCGAATTTTCTCAAAGCCTCATGTTCGGCTATGAAACTCTTTGATGCTCTGTAACTTAACATGTTAAACACCTTCATATCTACAAGTACAAGCCATTACaattccaaatatatatttaaaattaaatctcAATCAAATGAGACGGTTATTACaattctaaatatatatttaaaattaaataatatatatatatatattttttattttgattcgaTTTGGGATTACCGAATAAATACAAATGTAATACCGATTCTCATACCAAAATttcgaaattaaaattttttctGTTCGAATTGgaattttcggtttttttttttccaccctattaaagcaattccacccctaaggactttgcgctagcacccagcgcatttatccactcaaatgaacagtaacagactccaatgaacagtaataggccaaggcatctccacccctaaaaaaatgcgctggcacctagtgaaaaaatgcgctggcacaaacgatctccatccctacaaaatgcgctggcacccagcccatttaaaatatttttaaattttgtctaaaagaataaaaaaataaaatagttttaatttcggataggatttttaaccaatctcgtcacgtcacatgtcattatctgaacgtactattttgtgaatagatttccgctaagattttcaaccaatctcgacatgccacgtgtcacttccgttttacaataatttagccaagatttcgataagattttcaaccaatcacgtcatgccacgtgtcattatctgaacgtactattttgtggatagatttccgataataTTTTTTACTAATCccgacacgccacgtgtcacttccggtttacaataatttagccaagatttcgataagattttcaaccaatcacgtagtgccacgtggcattgtccagaacctcatcctttctttttttgtccatataaaccctacatccctacatccatcctcacaccaagctcaatccttctttttagctcaaaatccttgttcatcgttttcaaatcttgagttcttattacaatgtcttcttcaagaagggtgtataaacagttgcaggagcaacaacaaaggttgttggcacaacaggcagaattggccaatctcgaggaaggtggaagtggaggtggagatgaggctttcttcatggaggaggatgaagatgatcaccatagaaggcagaaggcctcacattcccgccgtgtcatggaagccgtgggtcagatagccaaaccaagacgtgttgcaaacctcgatagaaaaagggaaaaacgaggtaaaaatctattggaagattattttattcccaatagCATATTCCCTGAACATATTTTTACACggcgttttagaatgcaacaaaatttgttcaacaaaatcatgagtgatatttgcaaccatgattcatactttgtgcaaaaagaggatgcttttcatgttctaggtcttattcccgagcaaaaaattacggcatccttgcgaatgcttgcatatggagcatctgcagatcaagtggatgagatcgcgAGGATGGGAAAAACAACTGTTTTGGAGTCCCTAATGCGGTTTTGCTTTGCAATTGAAGCCCTCTACACCAATGAGTACCTCCGGACACCCACGCCAAGGGACATGCGAAGGCTTctgaggaagggtgagatgcgaggcttccctggcatgattggaagcatggactgcatgcactggacttggaaaaactgtccaagtgcgtggCAATGAGCATATGGCAACAGAAAATGAGCCTAAAGcatcattttggaagcggtggcttcatttgatacatggatttggatgCTTTTTTTGGTATTCCAAGAGCTCAGAATGACTTaaatgtccttgcccaatccccagtgttcgacTAACTGCTGCAAGGAAACTCGCCGAGATGCACATATACCATTAATGGTACCCAATACGAGGGATCATACTACCTTGCagatggcatttacccaaggtggtcaacatttgtcaaaacagtgccacatccacagaatgaaaaggaaaaacactttgcaaaatgtcaagaagggtgtaggaaggatgtcgagcgttgttttggtatcctgcaagctcgttgggcgattaTCAGGGCTGCagctagaatgtttgatgtcgaggctcttcgatccatcatgatgaagtgtattattctccacaacatgattgttgaagatgagtatgattatgatggcgtcgatgaatatgagccggatccgatgaacaactcaagaacacgtatctaTTGTGCTCATAATGGGACCAAAGATCCAGTGCAACACGAGCCGTTGGAAcgcgatggacgttacaatgaattgatcgttCAGCGGTACATTAATGTGCAAGAGCCATACTGGCACGTAACCCGCcagaatgacttgattgagcaccagtgGGGATTGCATGAAGGCAAAGATAATTAGAATgaggcttgtggttgaagaataaattgtattttttttaagtttacgtAATTCtgtgtagtgtgttttgtttttaagtttatttagtgagtttatgtaattctatgtatttggtgagtttatgtaattctatgtagtgtgttttgtttttaagtttatttggtgagtttatgtaattctatgtagtgtgtctttttttaaaatttatttggtgagtttatgtaatcttatttcatgtgtttaaataaagtacaaaagaaataaagttttaaaaataaataaagaattacattaaaattgcataataaattaaataaaaataaataaagttttaaaaataaataagaaataacataaaaattacataagaaattaaataaagttcaaacctaaaaaaagaaaaaaacataagaaattaaataaagttcaaaagaaaaaagaaagaaaaaacataaaaaatacataaaaattatacaaagtctcTCGAGTTAGGATATGTGGTGCGAGGATCTTGGTTGTCACAAAAGTTGCTAGAACCCCCTTGACTTGTTTCcgcatctcttgcacgcctccttcgcatgacatctcttttttccaatgtccaaaaatatttagaattcggaGACAGTCATACTAGAGACTTGCTCATAGTGTCACgatctgcttgagccatcctttctTCTCGAAGCAATTCATTTTCTCGATGAAGTGCTTCTCTAACCAGCTCGTTCTCTCGATTAACTACTTATCTTTATCTCTCAGCCGCCGCATCACGGGCCTCAGTAGCTGCTAATATTGCTGCCATAGCAGcaactttttcctcatctctaaCCTTTTCTCGTGCCATATTcagttcaccttggcgagcaagttcctccatatatttagtgtagtcattcttggaagaactaccttttttctttgacgCCTTTTTACCTACGGGCCTGAGGGACTGACGAGTCGGTTGGGTCTCGGGCACTTGTTCAAGCATCCCTTCCGTGTCTTGAAATGTGTCGGCTTCTTGTTCGGCCATGTCTGGTTCTGGAGAACTATGTAGACCTATAtcgtgcatgacaacttctggaccagttgtcacaattttgtatttagggcaatctttgacaatttgccaacattcccatctagtgaatgatttgttcCCGTTCCTtgaattgtagaatgcttgagcttgtagtgtctataaaaatgtgggataacatagtgttaaaaaatgcgggtgtaacacaaataaataaattcaaaatattgatacgggtggaatgcatataaattacataaaaatgacataataaattaaataaaaatgacataagaaattaaataaaaattacataaaaattacataagaaataacataaaaattacatacgaaattaaataaatcaaaatattaatgtgagtggaatgcatataaataaataaaaatattgtcacctgatccgctaaacttgtcccactacggaggttaccggaagcatgagagatggcgtttttccaacaagtaaaggatgcgttgagttttttccaacgaccttgaagaccttgactagttcTGGCGTTTTCTCCATCTACATCGCAAAAcgctttcgtaattttactccacatttctcgcttatccatctcattacccgtaatcggatcatgagtagtgtgaacccaacattcacacaacgtaacatcttcaatgagcttccacgaagacatttttttctcttaaagtgtagaaaatattgaaatgtagatagtatagaaagtgtagaaaatattgaaatgtggtgtaaaggtagaagatgagggttaggtatttataggaaaaaaattaacatttttcaaaattttctgtaattttttaaaaatttttatgtattttttaataattttatgtattttttaataatttttaatgaattttaatatagttaattaatctgaaccgttggatttgaaaaatattcaaatccaagagctagggagttgccacgtggccaacggtcatatttTTGACCGttgggcccttttttttttatttactttttgtgaaaaaaacgtggaccgttgatctttgatccgacggtctattttaaaaataaaatttaaaatttttttaccgttggaaatccaacggcagagaggGAGCCACGTCGCAAACTCGGGGGGTGGAACTGACAGCGCCTGCACATGAGCCCGGGCTCTGAAAGCCTGTCGGGCACTCGCGCCACGCTTGCGTGAAGCGCACGTGCCAGGCCAACAGCCCGGCTTCTTGCTCAGTCTCTTTTGGGCTGGTCTAAAGCCCAGCTCGGGCTGGGTACCAATCAACTTGAGGGGGTGGACTTGATTGACAGGGCCTGGCTTGTTTTTTGGACTGAGGGCTGGGACATTTTGTCCCCGCTGGACTTGCTCTTAAAAACAAAAGACGACTGGCAATTGATGTCGGCCAATAAAATGGAAACGAAAAggatatatatttgatatattcAGTCGGGTTCAACCTTCCCCGATCACGATATCCTTTTGCTCTTCGACAAGTTTCGTTTTGTTTCGCCTCGCCTGTCCGATTCAAAGGTAAAGATTCAATCTTTCCATCTCAATTTTCGCTCTCCATTGATACTCCTCTGTCAATTGCAACGTAGAACAAACCCTAGAATTTGAATCCCATCGCACGCACAATTTTCGATTCTCTGTTTCAAAAAAGCTCGAAATTGTTGTGTAGTTTGTTGTAATCGCAGGTCGATTCTATTGCATTAATTTCTGATTGCTGATTGTAATTAGATATTTTAATCGGAGTTATAAAAACCTTagaatttgaatttcaaattgtTGAGTTATCGAACCCCTTTTGGGTTTACTAGCACTAGGGTTTCGTATTGATCGCAAATTAGATTagattcaattaattttttttttccttttgtgggTGTTGTAGTTTTTGAGAATTCTGATTTAGTTTGTCTCTTTAGGGTTTGATATTCGAATTTCAAGATGCCTGCCACAGCGGGAAGGGTTCGCATGCCCGCGAACAATCGGGTACACAGTAGTGCCGCCCTTCAAACCCACGGTATATGGCAGAGTGCAATTGGGTATGACCCCTATGCACCCAACAAAGATGACACCAAGAGCTCTGCGCAACCCGATGTGTCAAACGCTGAACCGGATGGTGAGAATGCATATGCGAGCTTCCAGGGCCTCCTTGCACTTGCCCGTATAACTGGGTCCAGCGCTGATGAGACTCGTGGGTCATGCAGCAGGTGCGGCCGTGTTGGACACCTCAAGTTTCAGTGCAGGAACTTTCTGAGTGTTAAGGAAGATAAAGAGAGAGAGCCGGAAGGGATTCAGGGTGATGTTGCCTCAGAGTTGGCTAGGTTGAAGAGGAAGATCGGTAGGAGCAGTGGGAAAAATGTGGATGAgagtgaggagagtgaggatgaGGATGAAGACAGTGAGAGCGAGGATTCGGATTATGATTCAGAAATTGAGAAGATCATTGCTCAAAAAAATGGGATAAAGGTTAGTAAAAAGATGTCGAAAAAGAAGAATGATGACACAGACGATGATGAGTCAGATTCAGATTctgggaagaggaagaagagaggaaggtcgaagaagaggaggagcagCAAGAGGAAATATGATGATGATTCAGATGAG
Encoded proteins:
- the LOC139189420 gene encoding uncharacterized protein translates to MLAYGASADQVDEIARMGKTTVLESLMRFCFAIEALYTNEYLRTPTPRDMRRLLRKGEMRGFPGMIGSMDCMHWTWKNCPNGIYPRWSTFVKTVPHPQNEKEKHFAKCQEGCRKDVERCFGILQARWAIIRAAARMFDVEALRSIMMKCIILHNMIVEDEYDYDGVDEYEPDPMNNSRTRIYCAHNGTKDPVQHEPLERDGRYNELIVQRYINVQEPYWHVTRQNDLIEHQWGLHEGKDN
- the LOC114819502 gene encoding CAX-interacting protein 4-like — protein: MPATAGRVRMPANNRVHSSAALQTHGIWQSAIGYDPYAPNKDDTKSSAQPDVSNAEPDGENAYASFQGLLALARITGSSADETRGSCSRCGRVGHLKFQCRNFLSVKEDKEREPEGIQGDVASELARLKRKIGRSSGKNVDESEESEDEDEDSESEDSDYDSEIEKIIAQKNGIKVSKKMSKKKNDDTDDDESDSDSGKRKKRGRSKKRRSSKRKYDDDSDESDEGRKRKRKEKRRKRDESSDEDGERRRRHRKSRKEKRRRRSHRHSDDSESDSSDDSRRHRRRSRKAATPSDSDDDSRVGRGRKRSEKKSLKRHHKDDE